A region of Rhodanobacteraceae bacterium DNA encodes the following proteins:
- a CDS encoding O-methyltransferase codes for MSRRTILLDDTVYDYLLAHSLREHPEQTALREATRTHPHGGMQISPEQGQFMSLLVKLIGARRTIEIGTFTGYSALTVALALPADGKLLACDISDEYTSIGKPYWQRAGVADRIELVIAPAIQTLDARIVAGEAGRYDFAFIDADKTGYDAYYERCLQLVRTGGLIAFDNTLWNGDVARPAQDDDTRALQALNDKLHRDQRIDMALLPIGDGLTLARKR; via the coding sequence ATGTCCCGCCGCACCATCCTTCTGGACGACACCGTCTACGACTACCTGCTGGCGCACAGCCTGCGCGAGCATCCCGAACAGACCGCGCTGCGCGAAGCCACGCGCACGCACCCGCACGGCGGCATGCAGATTTCGCCCGAGCAGGGCCAGTTCATGTCGCTGCTGGTCAAGCTGATCGGCGCGCGCCGGACGATCGAGATCGGAACCTTCACGGGCTACAGCGCATTGACGGTCGCACTGGCATTGCCCGCCGACGGCAAGCTGCTGGCCTGCGACATCAGCGACGAATACACGTCCATCGGCAAGCCGTACTGGCAGCGCGCGGGCGTCGCGGACAGGATCGAACTGGTGATCGCGCCGGCCATCCAGACGCTCGACGCGCGCATCGTCGCGGGTGAAGCCGGCCGCTACGACTTCGCCTTCATCGACGCCGACAAGACGGGCTACGACGCCTACTACGAACGCTGCCTGCAACTGGTCCGCACAGGCGGCCTGATCGCATTCGACAACACCTTGTGGAACGGCGACGTGGCAAGGCCCGCGCAAGACGACGACACCCGCGCGCTGCAGGCGCTGAATGACAAGCTGCACCGCGACCAGCGCATCGACATGGCGCTGCTGCCGATCGGCGACGGACTGACGCTGGCGCGCAAGCGCTGA
- a CDS encoding Single-stranded-DNA-specific exonuclease RecJ: MNASQSLRIVRRATARVAPHGWPAEVHPVLQQVYAARGVSCPDEAGHRLASLLPPDALGGIERATELLANAIRDDAHVLIAGDFDCDGATGCAAGVRGLRMLGARNVGYVVPDRAVHGYGLTPALVESLPRVPDLIVTVDNGIASIAGVAAARTRGCKVIVTDHHLPGPVLPDADAIVNPNLPADAFASKALCGVGVMFYLLLALRAKLGKRDTVDFAPLLDLVALGTVADLVPLDHNNRALVEAGLRRMRAGMACAGIAALFEVAARDARTAAASDLGFAIGPRINAAGRLEDMSIGVECLLADDAERARGLAATLHDINAQRRDLQTSMVEQALAGLADLPAGDAMGVSLFDQDWHHGVVGLVAARVKERLHRPVVAFAPAGDDDVLRGSARSVPGFHVRDALAEVDARCPGLIERFGGHAMAAGLSLRLAHYTRFAQTFDTVVRERIAPESLQAVLASDGELAPSDFDLELAHQLRVAGPWGQGFPAPLFDNVFECVECKVMGADGAHRRLRLRDPRDGRVHDAVLFHAAGDVPADSALRVAYELMLNDWQGRESLRLLVRHVEPV, translated from the coding sequence ATGAATGCGTCGCAGTCGTTGCGGATCGTGCGCCGTGCAACCGCACGGGTGGCGCCGCACGGTTGGCCGGCAGAGGTGCATCCGGTGCTCCAGCAGGTTTATGCCGCGCGCGGCGTGTCATGTCCCGACGAGGCCGGGCATCGTCTCGCGAGTCTGTTGCCGCCGGATGCGTTGGGCGGCATCGAACGTGCGACGGAACTGCTGGCGAACGCGATCCGCGACGATGCACACGTCCTGATCGCGGGGGATTTCGATTGCGACGGCGCCACGGGTTGCGCCGCGGGCGTGCGCGGCCTGCGCATGCTGGGCGCACGCAACGTCGGCTACGTGGTGCCGGATCGCGCGGTGCACGGCTACGGCCTGACGCCCGCGTTGGTCGAATCGCTGCCACGCGTGCCCGACCTGATCGTGACCGTCGACAACGGCATCGCCTCGATCGCGGGCGTTGCCGCGGCCAGGACGCGCGGCTGCAAGGTGATCGTCACCGACCACCATCTGCCGGGCCCGGTGTTGCCGGATGCCGATGCCATCGTGAATCCGAATCTTCCGGCCGACGCCTTCGCCAGCAAGGCTCTTTGCGGCGTCGGCGTGATGTTCTACCTGCTGCTGGCGTTGCGCGCGAAGCTGGGCAAGCGCGATACGGTTGATTTCGCGCCGTTGCTGGATCTGGTCGCGCTCGGCACGGTCGCCGACCTGGTTCCGCTGGACCACAACAACCGCGCGCTGGTGGAAGCCGGCTTGCGGCGGATGCGTGCGGGCATGGCGTGCGCCGGCATCGCGGCGCTGTTCGAGGTCGCTGCCCGCGACGCGCGCACCGCGGCGGCGTCCGACCTCGGGTTCGCGATCGGCCCGCGCATCAATGCCGCGGGACGTCTGGAGGACATGTCGATCGGCGTGGAATGCCTGCTGGCCGACGACGCCGAACGCGCGCGCGGACTCGCGGCGACGTTGCACGACATCAACGCGCAGCGCCGCGACCTGCAAACCTCGATGGTCGAGCAGGCGCTCGCGGGCCTCGCCGATCTGCCGGCCGGCGACGCGATGGGCGTGTCGCTGTTCGATCAGGACTGGCACCACGGCGTGGTGGGACTGGTCGCGGCCAGGGTGAAGGAAAGGTTGCATCGCCCGGTGGTCGCGTTCGCGCCCGCGGGCGACGACGACGTCCTGCGCGGTTCGGCGCGTTCGGTGCCGGGATTCCACGTCCGCGACGCGCTGGCGGAAGTCGATGCGCGTTGTCCGGGCCTGATCGAACGTTTCGGCGGCCACGCGATGGCGGCGGGCTTGAGTCTGCGTCTGGCCCACTACACGCGGTTTGCGCAGACGTTCGACACGGTGGTGCGCGAACGCATCGCGCCCGAGTCGTTGCAGGCGGTGCTGGCGAGCGACGGCGAACTTGCACCCTCCGACTTCGACCTGGAACTGGCACACCAGTTGCGCGTGGCCGGACCGTGGGGACAGGGCTTTCCCGCGCCGCTGTTCGACAACGTGTTCGAGTGCGTCGAGTGCAAGGTGATGGGCGCGGACGGTGCGCATCGCCGGCTGCGCCTGCGCGATCCGCGCGACGGACGCGTCCACGACGCGGTGCTGTTCCACGCCGCCGGCGACGTCCCGGCCGACTCGGCGTTGAGGGTCGCTTACGAACTGATGCTCAACGACTGGCAGGGCCGCGAATCGCTGCGCCTGCTGGTGCGGCATGTCGAGCCGGTTTGA
- a CDS encoding Bis-ABC ATPase YheS: MIAFRNFALRRGGRLLLEGVDAVLHDGWKIGVAGRNGSGKSSLFAAILGEVEPDAGALDVPAGLRIASVAQETPALPDAAIDYVLGGDVELAAALADEARAQAAGNHAAVAAAHHRIDAVGGYDGRARAGRLLHGLGFKPDDHAKPVAAFSGGWRGRLNLARALMAPSDLLLLDEPTNHLDLDAVLWLEQWLRRYPRMLMVISHDREFLDGTVDHVLHLEQGGARLYAGNYSDFERQRAERLHQQQAAFAKEQAERAHLQSFIDRFRAKATKARQAQSRIKRLEKLAGTEAVRVERAFSFAFPEPERLPQSMLKLEHVDAGYRFASAVGAAEAATTELFVIGAIPAASQSTIMPSGPPTYGLKVLRNVRFSVQAGDRIGLLGPNGAGKSTLVKTLVGELPLLAGERTAHKDLVIGYFAQHTVESLRAGESPFDHLRELAPDAPVQSLRDWLGQWHFAGDRAFESVDGFSGGERARLALALVAWRKPNLLVLDEPTNHLDLDMREALADALNDYPGALVLVAHDRHLLGLVCDTFWRVADGRVEAFDGDLDDYARWLRSRGGDADAPEMSAAKPTADPRERRREAAAERERTRGLRKRLEKIEARTGAIDAELAALQERLADPAIYEGPTAVLAGIGRAQSALREEKSVLEAEWLERYAELEGTSA; encoded by the coding sequence GTGATCGCATTCCGGAACTTCGCCCTGCGCCGCGGCGGGCGCCTGTTGCTCGAAGGCGTCGATGCGGTGCTGCACGACGGCTGGAAGATCGGCGTCGCCGGCCGCAACGGCAGCGGCAAGTCCAGCCTGTTTGCGGCGATCCTGGGCGAAGTCGAGCCGGACGCCGGTGCGCTGGATGTTCCCGCCGGATTGCGCATTGCGTCGGTCGCGCAGGAAACGCCGGCGCTGCCCGATGCCGCGATCGATTACGTATTGGGCGGCGACGTCGAACTTGCCGCGGCGCTGGCCGACGAAGCCCGCGCACAGGCTGCGGGCAATCACGCTGCGGTGGCCGCGGCACACCATCGCATCGACGCGGTGGGCGGCTACGACGGCCGCGCGCGCGCCGGACGCCTGTTGCACGGCCTCGGCTTCAAACCGGATGATCATGCGAAGCCGGTCGCGGCGTTTTCCGGCGGCTGGCGCGGACGGCTGAATCTTGCGCGCGCGTTGATGGCGCCATCGGATCTGTTGCTGCTGGACGAGCCCACCAACCACCTCGACCTCGACGCGGTGTTGTGGCTGGAGCAATGGCTGCGCCGCTATCCGCGCATGCTGATGGTGATCTCGCACGACCGCGAGTTCCTCGACGGCACGGTCGATCACGTGCTGCACCTGGAGCAGGGTGGCGCACGTTTGTACGCGGGCAATTACAGCGATTTCGAACGCCAACGCGCCGAGCGCCTGCACCAGCAACAGGCTGCGTTTGCGAAGGAACAGGCCGAACGCGCGCACCTGCAGTCCTTCATCGACCGCTTCCGCGCGAAGGCCACCAAGGCGCGCCAGGCGCAGTCGCGCATCAAGCGCCTGGAAAAGCTCGCGGGCACCGAGGCGGTGCGTGTCGAACGTGCCTTTTCGTTCGCGTTTCCCGAACCGGAACGCCTGCCGCAGTCGATGCTGAAGCTGGAGCATGTCGATGCGGGGTATCGTTTCGCATCCGCTGTAGGAGCGGCGGAAGCCGCGACCACCGAGCTCTTCGTCATTGGCGCCATCCCGGCAGCTTCGCAATCCACGATCATGCCTTCCGGCCCTCCTACATATGGATTGAAGGTTTTGCGCAACGTGCGCTTCAGCGTGCAGGCTGGCGACCGGATCGGCCTGCTGGGTCCGAACGGCGCCGGCAAATCGACGTTGGTGAAAACGCTGGTCGGCGAGCTGCCGCTGCTCGCGGGCGAGCGCACCGCGCACAAGGATCTGGTGATCGGCTATTTCGCTCAGCACACCGTGGAAAGCCTGCGCGCGGGCGAATCGCCGTTCGATCACTTGCGCGAACTCGCGCCGGATGCACCGGTGCAGTCGCTGCGCGACTGGCTGGGACAATGGCATTTCGCGGGCGACCGCGCGTTCGAGTCGGTGGATGGATTTTCCGGCGGCGAACGTGCGCGGTTGGCGCTGGCGCTGGTCGCATGGCGCAAACCCAACCTGCTGGTGCTGGACGAACCGACCAACCACCTCGACCTCGACATGCGCGAGGCGCTGGCTGACGCACTGAACGATTACCCCGGCGCGCTGGTGCTGGTCGCGCACGACCGGCATCTGTTGGGCCTGGTGTGCGACACCTTCTGGCGCGTCGCGGACGGACGCGTCGAAGCGTTTGATGGCGACCTCGACGACTACGCGCGTTGGCTGCGTTCGCGCGGCGGCGATGCGGATGCGCCGGAAATGTCTGCCGCGAAGCCCACGGCCGATCCGCGCGAACGCCGTCGCGAAGCTGCCGCCGAACGCGAGCGCACGCGCGGCTTGCGCAAGCGCCTCGAAAAGATCGAAGCGCGCACGGGAGCGATCGACGCTGAACTCGCGGCCTTGCAGGAGCGCCTCGCCGACCCCGCGATCTACGAAGGCCCCACCGCGGTGCTCGCCGGGATCGGGCGTGCGCAGAGTGCCTTGCGCGAGGAAAAATCCGTGCTGGAAGCCGAGTGGCTGGAACGTTACGCGGAACTGGAAGGCACGTCCGCATGA
- a CDS encoding Transcription elongation factor GreA gives MQRAPMTKAGSERLRAELEQLKSVARPKVIAAIAEARAHGDLSENAEYHAAREQQGFIEGRIQRIEAALSTAHIIDPATLNPGGKVVFGAKVELEDSDSGDTVTYQIVGDIEADIKHGLIAVSSPIARAMIGKCEGDCFGFNAPGGERNYEIVSVRYA, from the coding sequence ATGCAGCGAGCCCCCATGACCAAAGCCGGTTCCGAGCGCCTGCGCGCCGAACTGGAACAATTGAAATCCGTCGCGCGCCCGAAGGTGATCGCGGCGATCGCCGAAGCGCGCGCGCACGGCGACCTCAGCGAGAACGCCGAGTACCACGCGGCGCGCGAACAGCAGGGCTTCATCGAGGGCCGCATCCAGCGCATCGAGGCGGCACTTTCGACCGCCCACATCATCGATCCCGCCACGCTCAATCCGGGCGGCAAGGTGGTGTTCGGCGCGAAGGTGGAACTGGAAGATTCGGACAGCGGCGACACCGTCACCTACCAGATCGTCGGCGACATCGAGGCCGACATCAAGCACGGCCTGATCGCGGTGTCCTCGCCGATCGCGCGCGCGATGATCGGCAAGTGCGAAGGCGACTGCTTCGGCTTCAACGCGCCGGGCGGCGAGCGCAATTACGAGATCGTGAGCGTGCGTTACGCGTGA
- a CDS encoding Carbamoyl-phosphate synthase large chain, whose protein sequence is MPRRTDIKTILIIGAGPIVIGQACEFDYSGAQACKALREEGYRVVLVNSNPATIMTDPEMADRVYIEPINWRTVERIIEKEKPDALLPTMGGQTALNCALELADHGVLEKHGVELIGASRDAIRMAEDRELFRNAMDEIGLASPKSAIARTLEEARAGQADLGFPCIVRPSFTLGGTGGGIAYNVEEFEKIVTRGLELSPVHEVLIDESVLGWKEFEMEVVRDRADNCIIVCSIENFDPMGVHTGDSITVAPALTLTDKEYQRLRDASIAVLRKIGVDTGGSNVQFGVNPADGRVVVIEMNPRVSRSSALASKATGFPIAKVAAKLAVGYTLDELKNEITGGKTPASFEPSIDYIVTKIPRFAFEKFPAADPHLTTQMKSVGEVMAIGRTFSESLQKALRGLETGRDGLNSGGIDWKTPEGMESLKRELRQPGPERIFHVGDAFRAGLSLADVHELSRIDPWFLAAIEDIIAAEADVRAGGMRALDATRMRELKRMGFSDSRLARLLESDERAVRHLRHTLDVRPVYKRVDSCAAEFATTTAYMYSTYEEECEANPTDRKKIIVLGGGPNRIGQGIEFDYCCVHAALAMREDGFEAIMVNCNPETVSTDYDTSDRLYFEPVTLEDVLEIVDKEKPTGVIVQYGGQTPLKLARALEAAGVPIIGTSSDSIDLAEDRERFQKLIEKLGLRQPPNRIAHTAEEAMVLARELGYPLIVRPSYVLGGRAMEVVHADEDLARYIRDAVRVSESSPVLLDRFLDNAVEVDVDVIADADGEVLIGGIMQHIEEAGVHSGDSSCSLPPYSLSPAIQDELRRQVALLARELGVVGLMNTQFAIQGEDVYILEVNPRASRTVPFVSKAIGRPLAKIAARCMAGKSLAEQGATRERVPHYWAVKEAIFPFLKFSNVDPILGPEMRSTGEVMGVGRSFGEAFARGHEAAHIAAPAPGGKVFLSVRDADKPRLLEVARDLVKRGFPLIATGGTCAFLVEHGIACERINKVLEGRPHIVDAIKNGEIAYIVNTTEGRQAITDSFSIRRSALQQHVTYSTTVAGAAALLHSLDFRQHASVISLQELHAELDAGETAPGKAAVA, encoded by the coding sequence ATGCCCCGCCGCACCGACATCAAGACCATCCTCATCATCGGCGCCGGGCCGATCGTGATCGGCCAGGCCTGCGAGTTCGACTACTCCGGCGCGCAGGCGTGCAAGGCGCTGCGCGAGGAGGGCTATCGCGTGGTGCTGGTGAACTCGAACCCGGCCACGATCATGACCGATCCCGAGATGGCGGATCGCGTCTATATTGAGCCGATCAACTGGCGCACGGTCGAGCGGATCATCGAGAAGGAGAAGCCCGACGCGCTGCTGCCGACGATGGGCGGGCAGACCGCGCTCAACTGCGCGCTGGAACTGGCCGATCACGGCGTGCTGGAAAAACACGGCGTGGAACTGATCGGTGCCTCGCGCGATGCGATCCGCATGGCGGAAGACCGCGAGCTGTTCCGCAACGCGATGGACGAGATCGGCCTCGCTTCGCCGAAATCGGCGATCGCGCGCACACTGGAAGAAGCCCGCGCAGGCCAAGCCGATCTCGGGTTTCCCTGCATCGTGCGGCCCTCGTTCACGCTCGGCGGCACCGGCGGCGGCATCGCCTACAACGTCGAGGAGTTCGAAAAGATCGTCACGCGCGGGCTGGAACTGTCGCCCGTGCACGAGGTGCTGATCGACGAATCGGTGCTGGGCTGGAAGGAATTCGAGATGGAAGTGGTCCGCGACCGCGCGGACAACTGCATCATCGTGTGCTCGATCGAGAACTTCGATCCGATGGGCGTGCACACCGGCGATTCGATCACGGTGGCGCCCGCGCTCACCCTGACCGACAAGGAATACCAGCGCCTGCGCGATGCCTCGATCGCGGTGCTGCGCAAGATCGGCGTCGATACCGGCGGCTCGAACGTGCAGTTCGGCGTGAATCCCGCCGACGGCCGCGTCGTGGTCATTGAAATGAACCCGCGCGTGTCACGTTCGTCGGCGCTGGCGTCGAAGGCCACCGGTTTCCCGATCGCGAAAGTTGCGGCCAAGCTTGCGGTCGGCTACACGCTGGATGAACTGAAGAACGAAATCACCGGCGGCAAGACGCCGGCGTCGTTCGAGCCATCGATCGACTACATCGTCACCAAGATTCCGCGCTTCGCGTTCGAGAAGTTCCCGGCCGCCGACCCGCACCTGACCACGCAGATGAAATCGGTGGGCGAGGTGATGGCGATCGGGCGCACGTTCTCCGAGTCGCTGCAGAAGGCGCTGCGCGGCCTGGAGACCGGCCGCGACGGCCTGAACTCCGGCGGCATCGACTGGAAGACGCCGGAAGGCATGGAGTCGCTGAAGCGCGAGCTGCGCCAGCCCGGTCCCGAGCGGATCTTCCACGTGGGCGACGCATTCCGCGCGGGCCTGTCGCTGGCCGACGTGCACGAACTTTCCAGGATCGATCCATGGTTCCTCGCCGCGATCGAAGACATCATCGCCGCCGAGGCCGACGTGCGCGCGGGCGGCATGCGCGCGCTCGATGCGACGCGCATGCGCGAATTGAAGCGCATGGGGTTTTCCGATTCTCGCCTTGCGAGATTGTTGGAGTCCGACGAGCGCGCCGTGCGCCACCTGCGCCACACGCTGGACGTGCGGCCCGTGTACAAGCGCGTGGATTCCTGCGCGGCCGAGTTCGCCACCACCACCGCGTACATGTACTCGACCTACGAGGAAGAGTGCGAAGCGAATCCGACCGACCGCAAGAAGATCATCGTGCTGGGCGGCGGCCCCAACCGGATCGGGCAGGGCATCGAGTTCGACTACTGCTGCGTGCACGCGGCGCTGGCGATGCGCGAGGACGGGTTCGAGGCCATCATGGTCAACTGCAACCCGGAAACGGTTTCCACCGACTACGACACCTCGGACCGCCTGTACTTCGAGCCGGTGACGCTGGAAGACGTGCTGGAAATCGTGGACAAGGAAAAGCCCACCGGCGTGATCGTGCAGTACGGCGGGCAGACGCCGCTGAAGCTGGCGCGCGCGCTGGAAGCCGCGGGCGTGCCGATCATCGGCACGTCTTCCGATTCGATCGACCTCGCCGAGGATCGCGAGCGCTTCCAGAAACTGATCGAGAAACTGGGCCTGAGGCAGCCGCCGAACCGCATCGCACACACCGCTGAAGAGGCGATGGTGCTGGCGCGCGAGCTCGGCTATCCGCTGATCGTGCGTCCCAGCTACGTGCTGGGCGGCCGCGCGATGGAAGTGGTGCATGCCGACGAGGATCTGGCGCGCTACATCCGCGATGCGGTGCGCGTGTCGGAATCCTCGCCGGTGCTGCTGGATCGCTTCCTCGACAACGCGGTCGAAGTGGACGTGGACGTGATCGCCGACGCCGACGGCGAGGTGCTGATCGGCGGCATCATGCAGCACATCGAGGAAGCCGGCGTGCACTCGGGCGATTCCTCGTGCTCGCTGCCGCCGTATTCACTGTCGCCCGCGATCCAGGACGAACTGCGCCGCCAGGTCGCGCTGCTGGCGCGCGAACTGGGCGTGGTCGGCCTGATGAACACCCAGTTCGCGATCCAGGGCGAGGACGTCTACATCCTCGAAGTGAACCCGCGTGCGTCACGCACCGTGCCGTTCGTGTCCAAGGCCATCGGTCGTCCGCTGGCGAAGATCGCGGCGCGCTGCATGGCCGGCAAGAGCCTTGCCGAGCAGGGCGCGACGCGCGAACGCGTGCCGCATTACTGGGCGGTGAAGGAAGCGATCTTCCCGTTCCTCAAGTTTTCGAATGTCGATCCGATCCTCGGGCCCGAGATGCGCTCGACTGGCGAGGTGATGGGCGTGGGGCGCAGCTTCGGCGAAGCCTTCGCGCGCGGCCACGAGGCCGCGCACATCGCGGCGCCCGCACCGGGCGGCAAGGTGTTCCTGTCGGTGCGCGACGCCGACAAGCCGCGCCTGCTGGAAGTCGCGCGCGACCTCGTCAAGCGCGGTTTCCCGTTGATCGCGACCGGCGGCACCTGCGCGTTCCTGGTCGAGCACGGCATCGCCTGCGAACGCATCAACAAGGTGCTGGAAGGCCGCCCGCACATCGTCGACGCGATCAAGAACGGCGAGATCGCCTACATCGTCAACACCACCGAAGGCCGCCAGGCGATCACCGATTCGTTCTCGATCCGGCGCTCGGCGCTGCAGCAGCACGTCACCTATTCGACCACGGTCGCGGGCGCCGCCGCGCTGCTGCACTCGCTGGATTTCCGCCAGCACGCCAGCGTGATCAGCCTGCAGGAACTGCACGCCGAGCTCGATGCCGGAGAAACGGCGCCCGGCAAGGCTGCCGTGGCCTGA
- a CDS encoding Carbamoyl-phosphate synthase small chain: MPTPALLALADGTLFHGEAVGAEGATVGEVVFNTAMTGYQEILTDPSYAQQIVTLTMPHIGNTGCNPVDEESGKVQAAGLIVRDVPRLASNWRSTESLPDYLKRHGIVAIADIDTRKLTRILRDKGAQHGCIVAAETIDVDGAVAKARAFPGLNGADLAKVVSIRERQAWREGTYDLDMQDFRNPAATYKVVAYDFGVKRNILRLLAEQGCDVTLVPAQTPAAEALAMQPDGVFLSNGPGDPAACDYAIEATREFLDAKIPLFGICLGHQLMGLALGAKTLKMPFGHHGANHPVKDLDDGRVLITSQNHGFAVDPATLPSNARTTHVSLFDGSLQGFALTDRPAFCFQGHPEASPGPHDIDYLFQRFANLMQEAR, translated from the coding sequence ATGCCGACGCCCGCCCTGCTCGCCCTCGCCGATGGAACCCTCTTTCACGGCGAGGCCGTCGGGGCGGAAGGTGCGACGGTCGGCGAGGTGGTGTTCAACACCGCGATGACGGGTTACCAGGAGATCCTGACCGATCCCTCCTACGCGCAGCAGATCGTCACCCTGACGATGCCGCACATCGGCAACACCGGTTGCAATCCGGTGGACGAGGAATCCGGCAAGGTGCAGGCGGCCGGCCTGATCGTGCGCGACGTGCCGCGGCTCGCTTCCAACTGGCGCAGCACCGAATCGCTGCCCGACTATCTGAAGCGTCACGGCATCGTCGCGATCGCGGATATCGATACCCGCAAGTTGACGCGCATCCTGCGCGACAAGGGTGCGCAGCACGGCTGCATCGTGGCGGCCGAAACGATCGACGTCGACGGCGCGGTCGCGAAGGCGCGCGCGTTTCCCGGCTTGAACGGCGCAGACCTGGCCAAGGTGGTCAGTATCCGCGAGCGGCAGGCGTGGCGCGAGGGCACCTACGACCTCGATATGCAGGATTTCCGCAACCCGGCTGCGACGTACAAGGTCGTGGCCTACGACTTCGGCGTGAAGCGCAACATCCTGCGCCTGCTGGCGGAACAGGGCTGCGACGTCACGCTGGTGCCCGCGCAAACGCCCGCGGCCGAGGCGCTCGCGATGCAACCCGATGGCGTATTCCTGTCGAACGGACCCGGCGATCCTGCGGCTTGCGATTACGCCATCGAAGCCACGCGCGAATTCCTCGACGCGAAGATTCCGCTGTTCGGCATCTGCCTCGGCCACCAGTTGATGGGCTTGGCGCTCGGCGCGAAGACCCTGAAGATGCCGTTCGGCCACCACGGCGCCAACCATCCGGTGAAAGATCTCGACGACGGACGCGTGCTGATCACGTCCCAGAACCACGGCTTCGCGGTCGATCCGGCCACGCTGCCGTCCAACGCGCGCACCACCCACGTCTCGCTGTTCGACGGTTCGCTGCAGGGTTTCGCGCTGACCGACCGACCCGCGTTCTGTTTCCAGGGGCATCCGGAGGCGAGTCCGGGACCGCATGACATCGATTACCTGTTCCAACGGTTTGCGAACCTGATGCAGGAGGCCCGCTGA